A single region of the Malaclemys terrapin pileata isolate rMalTer1 chromosome 4, rMalTer1.hap1, whole genome shotgun sequence genome encodes:
- the LOC128836140 gene encoding zinc finger protein 350-like, protein MAAAGPAQLQVVFEDVALYFTWEEWELLSQPEKHLYRDQMLRNYQALVSLGYSNSKPDLIHRIEVGETELCIRDAESSRESSGPESPSSDES, encoded by the exons atGGCTGCAGCGGGGCCGGCGCAG ctccaggtggTGTTCGAGGACGTCGCTCTGTATTTCACCTGGGAGGAGTGGGAGCTCTTATCCCAGCCAGAGAAGCATCTGTACCGGGACCAGATGCTAAGGAATTACCAGGCCCTTGTTTCCTTGG GCTATTCAAATTCCAAACCAGACTTAATCCACCGGATCGAGGTAGGGGAGACAGAGCTCTGTATCAGGGATGCCGAGAGCTCCAGGGAAAGCTCAGGGCCTGAGAGCCCCTCCTCAGATGAGTCATAA